The uncultured Trichococcus sp. DNA window GCATTTTTGAAAGTATACGTTTGTGCTGCATCTTCAGTGAAAACACGTAATGTCTCTCCGTCATTGAAGAATGCATTCCCACGGATGATTTCAACTTTGTTTTTCTTCAACAAGTACTCGACGCCGGAAGTCAATGTTTTGACGACTTTGTTGTCTTTCCATTCTTGAGTTTTCGAGAAGTCCAGTTTCACATTTTCAGTTGTGATGCCGAAAACAGAGGAATCCAAAGCTTCTTGATAATGATGTCCAGCAGAAATCAATGCTTTTGAAGGGATACAACCGACGTTCAAACAAACGCCTCCGATCCATTCTCTTTCGATGATTGCCACTTTTTGTCCTAATTGTGCAGCGCGGATGGCAGCTACATAGCCACCTGGTCCCGCTCCTACAACAACTGTATCTAATTCAACTGCGAAATCGCCTACTACCATTGTCTATTTTCACCCTTCCATCAATAATAATTCTGGATCAGCCAATAACCTCTTAATGTTGTTCATTGCTTTTTGAGCAGTTGCGCCGTCAACGATACGGTGGTCGAAACTCAATGAAAGTTTCATTACGCGACCGACTGCCAATTCGCCTTCTGCATTGACGATAGCTTGTTGCGCGATCGTCCCAACACCTAGGATGGCCACTTCAGGGTAGTTGATGACTGGCGTGAAGAATCCGCCGCCGACAGAACCGATGTTGCTGATTGTAACAGAACCGTTTCTCATATCCGCAGCTGCCAGTTTGCCGTCGTGGGCTTGAGCTGCCATGTTGTTGATTTCATCGGCAATTTTGAACATGCCTTTTGCATCAGCATTCTTAACGTTCGGTACATATAGGCCGTTGTCTGTGTCTGTTGCGATGCCGATGTTGATGTAGTTTTTCAATACGATTTCTTGAGCAGCATCGTCGATCGATGCGTTCAAGATAGGGAAGTCGCGCACAGTCGCTGCCAAAGCCTTAACGACATACGGCAAGAAAGTAAGTTTTGTTCCTTGTGCTGCAGCAACATCTTTGAATTTCTTGCGGTGATCCCATAATTTGGACACTTCAACTTCATCAAACAAGGTTACGTGAGGCGCTGTATGCTTGCTGTTGACCATTGCTTTCGCAATCGCTTTTCTTGTCGGAGACATTTTTTGGCGTGTTTCCGCTTCGCCCATATTCGAAGTGAATGGTTGAGCTGGTGCTGCAGCTTGTGTTACTTGGGCAGCTGCCGCTACTGGAGCCGCTTGGACTGCTGCTTGTGCCGAAGCTTGAGCCTGGACTGCTGGAGTCACAGCTTTCGCTGCCACTGGAGCCGCTCCGCTGAAATTATCGATATCTTCTTTCAGTACACGGCCGCCTTTTCCTGTCGGTGCAACTGCAGTGATGTCGATGCCTTTTTCGCGTGCGTATTGACGGACGGACGGCATAGCCAAGACTTGTTTGTTAGGGTTCGCTGCTGCCGCAACCACGCCTGTTGTTGTTGGCGCATTTGAAGCCGCTGCTGGTGCCGCGCTTGCTTTTGGCGCTGCTGCTGCCGGCCCGTTGTGGCCCGGTGCATCGATTTCCACCAATACATCACCGATGACCGCTACTGTACCTACTGGCGTCACGATGCGGACTACTCTGCCTGTAACAGGAGATGGGATCTCCTCAACCGATTTGTCGTTCTGCACTTCAACCAAAGTATCATCTTCATTGATCGTATCGCCTTCTTTGATAGGCCAAGAAACGATTTCGCCTTCCATGATACCCTCGCCCAAAGCAGGCAATTTGAATTGGAACAGTCCCCCTGTTGAAGCTGCAGGTGCTGCTGGAGTTGCTGGTGCTGAGGCAGCTGGTGCTGCTGGAGCCGCAGAACCTTCCTCTTCATGACCTGGGGCATCGATTTCCACCAATACATCACCGATGACTGCGACCGTACCTACCGGTGCAACAATCTTCAGGACTTTCCCGGTTACCGGGGATGGGATTTCTTCGACTGATTTATCATTTTGCACTTCCAATAATGTGTCATCTTCATTGATGGTGTCGCCTTCTTTTATTGACCAAGAAACGATTTCACCTTCCATGATACCTTCGCCTAGAGCAGGCAACTTGAATTTAAAAGACATTTTCCTAACTTCCCTTCACTTGTCTATTTTTGGATTTCCGACGCACAAAAGCGAACAAATACAATTCTCTGTGATATGGAATTGTATTTGCTCAAGCTTTCAGCTCTTAGAAATGATAAGTTTCTCTTACTTTGCTCTCGATATCAGTAGCGTTCGGTAACCAAATGTTTTCTGCTTGACCGAATGGGAAGACAGTATCCGGAGCGGCTACACGTCCGATAGGAGCTTCCAACGATAACACTGCACGTTCAGAAATTTCGGACATGACCATTGCGCCTACACCTGCTTGACGCTGTGCTTCTTGGACGACTACGACACGGCCTGTTTTTTCAACTGAGGCAATGATCGTTTCGATATCAAGTGGAGCAACCGTACGCAAATCGATTACCTCAACCGAAATGCCTTCTTTTTCAAGTATTTCTGCAGCTTTTACAGCTTCGCGGACCATTGCACCGTACGTGATGACGGACACGTCAGATCCTTCTTTTGTGATGGCAGCTTTGCCGATAGGAACAGTGTACGCTTCTTCAGGAACTTCCTCACGGAATGAACGGTATAATTTCATGTGCTCCAAGAAGACAACCGGATCGTTGTCGCGGATAGCTGAAATCAACAAACCTTTTGCATCATATGGGTTCGAAGGGATAACCACTTTCAAGCCTGGCGATTGAGCCATCAAGCCTTCCAAGTTATCCGAGTGCAATTCTGGCGTATGCACACCTCCACCGAAAGGAGAGCGGAAAACGATAGGCAGATTGCGTGTGCCCGCCATCCGATAACGTGTACGCGCAGCTTGCGCTACGACTGTATCCATTACTTCAAATACGAAACCGAAGAATTGGATCTCCGGAACGGGACGGAAACCTTCCAACGCCAATCCGAATGCCAAACCACCGATACCGGATTCAGCTAAAGGAGTATCAAACACACGGTCTTCGCCGAATTGCTCCTGAAGTCCTTGTGTCGCACGGAATACACCGCCGTTTTTACCAACGTCTTCTCCGAAGATCAAAACGTTTGGATCGTTTGCAAGTTCAATTGCAAGCGCATCAGTGATGGCTTGGATCATAGTTAATTGTGCCATGATTATTTAGTCTCCTTTGCTTCGTAGTACGCGATTTGTTCTGCAATAGTTTGATTCGGTTCTTCGAACATGCTCTTCAAGAAGTCAGACACTTTTTGTTTAGGAGCTTGGTCAGCTTCCTTGATGGCATCTTTGATTTCTTCTTTGACTGATTCGATTACTTCATTTTCTTTTTCTTCAGACCATAAACCTTTTGCCGCCAAAAATTTGCGCATGCGGATCAACGGGTCTTTTGCTTGCCAGCCTTCCAGTTCAGCGGTATCGCGGTAACGGGTTGGGTCATCACCTGATAATGTGTGCGGGCCGAAACGGTAGCAGATAGTTTCAATCAGTACAGGACCGTTCCCTGCAACAGCATACTCTCTCGCTTTTTTCGTGACGGCATAAACAGCCAGGATATCCATTCCATCAACCTGGATACCAGGGATCCCTGCAGCCATAGCTTTTTGAGCCAAAGTCTGAGCAGAAGTCTGAACATGACGTGGCGTAGAGATTGCCCAACCGTTGTTTTGGATGAAGAACAGGCCTGGCGCTTTGTAGGCTCCGGCAAAGTTGATTCCTTCATAGAAATCCCCTTGCGAACTTCCTCCGTCACCAGTATATGTAATGACTACATTTTTCTTGTTGCGCTTCTTCAAGCCCAATGCAACACCGGCAGCTTGCACATATTGTGCACCGATGATGATTTGAGGAGGCAACGCCTGCAGATCGGCAGCATATTTATTGCCATCCACGTGGCCTCTTGACCATAGGAAAGCTTGCGATAAAGGCAGGCCGTGTTTGACCAGTTGAGGAACATCTCGGTACCCAGGCAACAAGACGTCTTCCTTCTCGATTGCCGCAATACTTCCTAATTGGCTTGCTTCCTGGCCGGCTGTCGGAGCATAAAAACCTAATCTCCCTTGACGATTCAACGCGGTTGAACGTTCATGTAAAATTCTGGACCATACCATATCTGTCATTAATTGAACCAATTCTTCATCAGAAAGATCCGGCATAAGTTCAGGGTTTACAACATTCCCTTCTTCGTCCATGATTTGGACCATGCGAAAATCTGTGTTCGTGCTGCTTAATAATGCGTCAATGTCGATTTTTGTTTGTTTTGTAGCCATGCTGACACTTTCCTCTCTATTCCCTTGATATTTCATCTCTGCCGATGAGGTTTATACAGATGATTTCAACTGTATCAATTCACAGTTGTTACATGAATAATTTACCACGCATCCGAAATATATGCAAGGCAAAAGGACAGTTTTCACTTTTTGTGCACAGAATATCTGTCACTGCTTAATTGTAAGCGTTTAACAAAAAGGTTTTGTTCACTGTTTAACGAGCATAACCATCTTCTTGATATCGTTTAATTGTCTCTTTATTGTTATCCATATTTACAGATTGTCGCAATCAGACACAAGACATCTGTTACATTTTAAGATTGAATCTGTTTCTTAGGTAATTACAAACCATTGGTGGAATGGGCTTTCAAAAGTATAACAGACTTTTTATTATGACTACCTCTTTTTGGATAACCAGTATCCGCATTTTCCCATAAACCAGATTATTACTTTTAAGAGAATTATATCTCGCCGTTCCATTCATTCATGAAATCACAATCTTGCCGATATGAAAATATGATTAAAAACCTTGTTCTTAACTCTAATAAAACAAAGAAAAAAGGTCATTTCAATTAAGAAATGACCTTTTCTTATAAAACTTCATGCTGAAACTTATTTTAAACCAAACCTTGATAAATCATAGCATCAGCAACTTGCACAAACGCTGCGATATTGGCTCCCGCCAAATAATTGCCCGGCATGCCATATTCTTCAGCTGTTTTTTCAGCTGTTTTAAAAATGTTCGCCATGATCTCCTGAAGTTTGCCGTCGACTTCTTCGAAGGTCCAATGGCTGTGGGCACTATTTTGTGCCATTTCCAACGCGGAAGTCGCAACTCCGCCTGCATTGGCCGCTTTAGCCGGCCCATAAAAAATATTATTGGCTGCATAAACTTCCACAGCTTCCAATGTGCTCGGCATATTCGCGCCTTCGCTGACGCAATAAACACCAGCTTTGACTAATCTTTCAGCCTGATCTTTGTCGATTTCATTTTGTGTTGCGCTAGGCAAGGCAATATCATAGTTCAGATCAAAGTCCCAGACACTGCCATCTTTATAGACAGCTGTCTCTTTTTCAGCAGCATAGGCAGTCAATCTTTCACGACGAATTTCTTTGATATCCTGAAGCAAAGCAACATCGATACCTGATTCATCGTAGATATAGCCATTTGAATCGGAACAGGCCACAACAGTGCCGCCGAATTCATGAACTTTTTGGATAGCGTA harbors:
- a CDS encoding alpha-ketoacid dehydrogenase subunit beta, which codes for MAQLTMIQAITDALAIELANDPNVLIFGEDVGKNGGVFRATQGLQEQFGEDRVFDTPLAESGIGGLAFGLALEGFRPVPEIQFFGFVFEVMDTVVAQAARTRYRMAGTRNLPIVFRSPFGGGVHTPELHSDNLEGLMAQSPGLKVVIPSNPYDAKGLLISAIRDNDPVVFLEHMKLYRSFREEVPEEAYTVPIGKAAITKEGSDVSVITYGAMVREAVKAAEILEKEGISVEVIDLRTVAPLDIETIIASVEKTGRVVVVQEAQRQAGVGAMVMSEISERAVLSLEAPIGRVAAPDTVFPFGQAENIWLPNATDIESKVRETYHF
- a CDS encoding 2-oxo acid dehydrogenase subunit E2; its protein translation is MSFKFKLPALGEGIMEGEIVSWSIKEGDTINEDDTLLEVQNDKSVEEIPSPVTGKVLKIVAPVGTVAVIGDVLVEIDAPGHEEEGSAAPAAPAASAPATPAAPAASTGGLFQFKLPALGEGIMEGEIVSWPIKEGDTINEDDTLVEVQNDKSVEEIPSPVTGRVVRIVTPVGTVAVIGDVLVEIDAPGHNGPAAAAPKASAAPAAASNAPTTTGVVAAAANPNKQVLAMPSVRQYAREKGIDITAVAPTGKGGRVLKEDIDNFSGAAPVAAKAVTPAVQAQASAQAAVQAAPVAAAAQVTQAAAPAQPFTSNMGEAETRQKMSPTRKAIAKAMVNSKHTAPHVTLFDEVEVSKLWDHRKKFKDVAAAQGTKLTFLPYVVKALAATVRDFPILNASIDDAAQEIVLKNYINIGIATDTDNGLYVPNVKNADAKGMFKIADEINNMAAQAHDGKLAAADMRNGSVTISNIGSVGGGFFTPVINYPEVAILGVGTIAQQAIVNAEGELAVGRVMKLSLSFDHRIVDGATAQKAMNNIKRLLADPELLLMEG
- the pdhA gene encoding pyruvate dehydrogenase (acetyl-transferring) E1 component subunit alpha, which encodes MATKQTKIDIDALLSSTNTDFRMVQIMDEEGNVVNPELMPDLSDEELVQLMTDMVWSRILHERSTALNRQGRLGFYAPTAGQEASQLGSIAAIEKEDVLLPGYRDVPQLVKHGLPLSQAFLWSRGHVDGNKYAADLQALPPQIIIGAQYVQAAGVALGLKKRNKKNVVITYTGDGGSSQGDFYEGINFAGAYKAPGLFFIQNNGWAISTPRHVQTSAQTLAQKAMAAGIPGIQVDGMDILAVYAVTKKAREYAVAGNGPVLIETICYRFGPHTLSGDDPTRYRDTAELEGWQAKDPLIRMRKFLAAKGLWSEEKENEVIESVKEEIKDAIKEADQAPKQKVSDFLKSMFEEPNQTIAEQIAYYEAKETK